The window TTGTTCCTTTAAAAATCAATGAAGAAATAAAAGGAGTAGTTGAAATAGCTTCTATTCAGCCTATCCCTCAATACAGAATAGACTTTGTAGAGAAGCTAGGAGAAAACATTGCCTCAACATTAGCGAATGCAAGGACCAATGAAAGGACTAAAAAGCTTTTAATTGAATCTCAGGAAATGACAGAGCAGATGCGTTCTCAAGAAGAGGAAATGCGTCAAAATATGGAAGAGATGGAAGCCACTCAAGAAGAAATGGCAAGGGCTCAAAGTGAGATGGCAGATAAAGAAGCTAACCTAAATGCTTTAATCAATAACACCACAGACTCTATCATTTTGATTGATACAGATTATACCATTCTATTAATGAATGATGTAATCAAAAACAGATACAAAGGCACCCAATATGAGAAAATGAAGGAAGGAAGTAATGCATTAGATATGCTGGGAGATGTAAGAGAAGAATGGAAAGGATATTATGACAGGGTATTTAGAGGGGAAATATTATCATTCACCATAAAAAGTAGTGTTAAAGGAGAGGATTCATATCGCCATTATGATATTCATCCTATCAAACAAAAAGATGGTTCAATCACTGGTGCTTCTGTATTCTCACGGGATATTACGAAAGAAAAACAACTGGAAATTCAGCGCGAAGAAAATGCTAAAAAGCTTGCTCAAAGAGAGTATGTATTAGATGGTATGATCAATAATACAGATGATACATATTTTGCTATCAACACTAATTATGAAATATTGGTGGTGAATGATGTATTGAAAAATAGGTTTAAAGATTCTGGAATTGAATTAAAGCCTGGATTAAGCATATTAAGTATTCTACCAAAAGATCAGTTAGAAAAATGGAAAGGTAGATATGATACAGCCCTTGCAGGTGAGAAGTTGAGGATGGAAGAAATAAGAGAACTTTCTTCTGGTAATCTGACTATAGAAACAAGATGCGAGCCTATTTATAATGATAACAAAGAAGTGATTGGAGTTTCTACTGTTTCCAGAGATATCACAGAACTGAAAAAAGCTCAGGAAGAAAAAGCAAAACTTGAAAAGGAATTAGAGAAAATAAAAGGAAAGTAATAATTCATCCTTAAAGAACTAATATGATTAAAATTAAACACTTACTATTTGTCATTTCAGCATTGATATTAGCCTGTCAATCTTCTGAAAAGAATTCAAGTAAAGCATCAAAAACTGAAAATAAAGTAGTCACTAAAGTTGATATAGCAGATATTGAAACGGGTATTAAGGCCTATATTAAAAATAAAACTAAGGAGGCAGACGGTTATTTTCATGTGAAAGATGAAAACAAGGAACTGCGATTAAAACTAGTAAGAGTCCATACTGAGTACCTTTCTAATTTAGGTCCAAATAGACATTTTGCTTGTGTTGATTTAGCCGATGAAAATGGAGATGTTTATGATGTTGATTTCTTTATGGAAGGTAAACCAGGCGCAATGGATGTGACGGAAACAACAGTTCACAAATTGAATGGTAAGCCATTCTACAGCTGGAAGCAAAAAGAGGATAAAACATGGCATAGAGTGCCTATCGAATCCGCCTCAAATGAACTATTAGGAGTAATTGAGGGAGAAGATGAGTTTGAATTCTATTATGAGACTACTCTTCCTAAAATTGAAAATTCAGCCAAGGTATGGATTCCGATTGCGCAATCTGACAAATTTCAAGATATAGAAATTAAAAGCATGCAAATGTATGGTGAAGATCAGATATTGGAAGAGGAAAAATATGGAAATAAAGTTCTGTTTCTTAAACTAGATAAAGTGGATAGTGAAAAGAAAGTAAGAATAAGTTACCACGTGAAGAGAAAAGAAAAAAGTGCTTATGAGGAAAAAGGTACAGATATAAACCAATATCTAAATGAAAACATATTGATGCCAGTAGGAACAGCAAGATTTAAGGAAATTGTAAATGAAGCTACAGCTGGAATGGAAAATGATAATCAATTGATTCAAGCAAGGGCTATCTATGATTATATTATTGATAATATGCGCTATGCTAAAAATATTAAATATGGAACCGGAGATGCTGTTTATGCTTGTGACTCAAAAACTGGTAACTGCACTGAATTTCATTCACTTTTTATTTCTTTGGCTCGAACAGCAAATATTCCCGCTCGATTTGCAATCGGGGCTGGCATTCCATCTGATAGAAATGAAGGTGGAATAAATGGGTACCATTGCTGGGCTGAATTTTATGCTGAAGGAAAATGGTGGCCAGTAGATATTAGTGAAGGAAATAAATACACCGCCTTAGCTACCTATTATTTCGGTAGACATCCAGCAAATAGAATTGAATTTACAAAAGGAAGAGATTTAATTTTTGAACCTTCTCCAAAGTCTAGTCCTGTTAAATTTATGGCATATCCTATATTTGAAGTTGATGGGGAAAGTATAGTAAGCAATGCAAAGTTTAGCTTCCAGCGAATTACAGATAATTCAGAAAAAATTTGAATGTAGGGACATAAAAAAAGCTCGAATCATAATTCGAGCTTTTCTATTTTAACCTTTTAAAAATTATTTTCCAGGGTGCTCACCGCCTCCTGATGGATGTTCTTCCTCTTCACCCTCGCTTGGATGTTCACTCTTAGCTGAATCTTCTTCCATCATTTCTTCTTCTACAACTTCCTCTACTTCTTCAACAGCCTCTTCTGTTTCCTCCATTACTTCTTCAGTAGCTGCATCGTCAGATGCTGATTCTTTTTTCTCACCACCACATGAGATTAATGTAGCAGATAAAAAGAAAATAGCAGCAAGAGCAGTTAAGCTTAGGGATTTAAATGTTTCTTTAGTTTTCATATTAAATAGTTGGTTTTAATTTAAAGCAAGTTAATAATTATTGCGTTTAAAGCAACTGAATACATATTTAAACTCAATGATTCGTTGAATCGTCAACTAAAATCTTATTTAATTCCATTAATTCTTTAACCTGCATTCTATTCCAATATTTAATTCGATTAATTTCATCTATTTGTGTTTCCAGAATTTTATTAATCATTAATAAGTCATCTTGAATCAATTGATGAAATTGATCCATATCAAGGTTTCGTTGATTTATTTCTTCTGAAAGTAAATTCTGCACTTCGATTTGCTTACTTAATTTATTCTCAATCAATTCAAGTTGATTTGTCCGTATTTGAGTATCTCGATAAGACTGATAACCTATGGCAGCTAAAAACAGAAAAAGTAATGCTAAAATAATGTTCGGAATTAATCTATTCGTAGATACTGCTTTTTTAATCTGCTCTTCATCATATTCAACTGGAGATATCACATACTTCTTTGTAGCAAATTGAAAAATCTGTAAAAGTAAGTCACCGTCAGCAATAGTTTGCTGCTGATAATCCTTATAATTTAAATTGCCGATATCTTGTGCATTATCTTCTAAAGGAGTATAGGGTATGGAATAACAAATCCTTTCGTCTTCCAATTTCTTGATAAAAACTATGAGCTGAAAATATTCAGAAAGTGATTTTTGCATGTTACCACCCAATTTAATGTAGGCAGTCTGCAAATAAGTAGAAATATTCAAACAGCTTTTAGTAATGAAAAAAGGTGCGATATCAGAAAGATATAAGACATCTCCTGCCCTTTTTCCTAATTCATTAATAACGCTATTTTCATAATCCGTAAACCTCATTATTTAACGATGGTTCTTGGTATTGCAGCAGGTAACCTACTTAACATTTCATTATTGAGTAATTGAGTACTATTGGTAAAGCTACTTACATTAATCACATTATTTTTTTGTCTGCCGATTAAAACTACCTCATCCCCTACATTAGCATCAGGAATATGGGTGATATCAACCATAAAAAGATTCATATTAATTAAACCTACAATGGGTGCCTTTTTCCCACTAATTAAAACATATCCTCTATTAGATAACGCTCTCGGATACCCATTTGAATATCCTAAAGGAATAACTGCAATATTCATTTTATGGCTAGCTTGGAAAGCAGTACCGTACCCTATGAAATCTCCTTCAGGTACTTCCCGGATATCCATTATGTCTGTTTTCCACGAAAATATGCGTTTCAAGGAAGCATCTGACTTTTTACCATTCTCATTTAAATATTGATAATAGATTTCTGGGCTCGGCCAAAAACCATATTGAGCAACTCCAACTCTTATCAGATCATAAACTGTATCAGGCATTGCTAAAGCCGCTGCTGAACATGCAATATGTCTAATATTAGGTTCAGTCTTTTTGTCCTTACATATCTTTAAAAATTCTTTATAACGTTTCTTTTGTTTATCGATTTTAAATTGATTGCTTTGGCTTTCTGCTCCCCCTAAGTGTGTACAAAGACCTTGAAAAAACAAATGATCTTCATTTTTCTTCAGAAATGATAGTGCTTTGGGGAATTCATTTTTGTGCATTCCCGTTCTGTTCGATCCGGTCTCAACTTCAATGTGCACCTTAGCTTTCTTTCCCACTTTTTTGGCTGCTTCTAAAGCTCTAGGCAGCCTTTCAAAATTATAAACAAAAAATTCTATATCATGCTCTATAGCCCAAGAAAGATCTTCTTCATAGATAATACCCATTATCATAATGGTACTTTTACCATCTGTTGCTTCTAATACTTCCTCTGCCTCAAAAGATGAAGCAACTGAAAAATGTCGAACCCCACATTTTTCAGCCATTTTAACAAATTGATGAATACCATGTCCATAGGCATTAGCTTTCACTACCGATGAAAATATAACATCATTACCTACTATCTTTTTAATGAAATTAATATTGGCTGTTAAAGACGATTGTTTTAATTCTATTCTTGAAGAGTGTTTTACCATTGTTTTGGAGTTTCTAGCCAAGTATATGATTTTCCCCAGCTTTCTTTAGCTAATCTTTTTACTTTTAAAACTTCATTTTCGGGTACATTACCCACTTTAGCCCCTACTTCTAAAGTGTTATAATGAAAAGCATAAGTTCGTGCAGCAAACTCATGAATAGGAAGTGAAGATTCACCATGTTGCTCTCCATTTCCATATACAGAAGGCCTAATATTCTGCCCCCAGTTTTGACGGCCTTCATTATTTGGATTTAAAAAATAAGCTCTCATTTCTCCTTCAGGATCTTCATCCACCCTTAGTAGGGATACAGCATGAAAACCTAACATTTCTCCTTTAGATGATGTTATGAAGATTCCCACCGGATTTGGATATATTAGTTTATGCCCTCCATTGTATTCGGGATGACACATGGCATAAAATACCTTTGTAAAACCATTAAAATCTAATATTGAATTACTTAGGTAATCATAAGCTGATGCAAAACCAATTTGAATCCATTGACCATATAAAGCTGGATTTACCCATTTATGTGGGTCTTCTCCTCTACCTGATGCTCTTACCATCATTTCATTATAGATTCTGTCTAGCATAGGTACAATGGTTACTGAAACAGCATCCAAATTATGATCCAATTTTTGCACTAAGCCTTGTGCTGTTGTAGAAGCTTTTATCTCTTTATCTTCAAAGCGAAAGCTTAAATCATTATGAGTAGCTGCAATTTGAATCATATTGATCAATTTGGCTGGTGAGTGCTGGCTCCACATACTAATTCCTCTAGCACTTTGGCAAGTTGGGTTATTTCCCTGCCCCACACCCAATGGCTGTCCTAAAATTCTAAATAATGCTCCAATTAAATATTGCCTTGCTGAAACATCATGATGCGGATTATTGGTTGATTTTAAAATTCTTTCTTCTACTTTAGGATGAATTTTGATGGTCCGCATATTATCTATACTAGAGCGTACTGCCTGTCTTGAAAAAATTCCTTTTTCTAACATTTTTGCCAATCCATAAATACATTGTGCATTGTATCGGTGAATTATTTCAAGGATAAGTGTTGAAATAAAATCTTGATATTCATTCCATTTTACTTCTCCTGTGGGATTGAGACCCAGGCAAACGGGCACTATAGAAAAATGCTCATTTTTGATAAGATGTAATAATAAAACTGCATGATATTGGCTCACTAAGCCATACAATAACATAGCATTACTCATATCCTGTGATTCAGAATATAATTCTGAATTTGACATTTCGCTTAATGAATTTTCATATTCATCTGCAGTCTTGTTTTCAGTGTTTTTAGTAGGTCTATAGATACATCTCTGAAATTGCAAAAGCTTCTGGTCTTCCTTCCTATTAGGATTGAGCTCAATTTTTTCTTTCACTAAAGCAATAATTCGCCTTTGATTTTCAGTAACCACTGGTCTTTGTTCACATATTAAAGTGAGTTCTTCCGTTAATTTCTCTTTGATACTATCCAGATTAGTTTTGGAAGAAAGGAATACGAAGAGTTCATGGACTTTGGTAAGTTCTACTTCATCCATATTCAACCTTGTTTCTTCTTTTGGTTCTTTAAAAACGAACTCCAGATTGCCTACAAAAACCTCTTGAATATAATTTTCTGCCTCATCGGTTTTAACTGATTTGTGATCATATTTACCTTCCGCAATAGCCAACATTCTAAGTTCACTTAATATTTCAATAGTGGAATTAGGATGACC is drawn from Marivirga arenosa and contains these coding sequences:
- the alr gene encoding alanine racemase, with the translated sequence MVKHSSRIELKQSSLTANINFIKKIVGNDVIFSSVVKANAYGHGIHQFVKMAEKCGVRHFSVASSFEAEEVLEATDGKSTIMIMGIIYEEDLSWAIEHDIEFFVYNFERLPRALEAAKKVGKKAKVHIEVETGSNRTGMHKNEFPKALSFLKKNEDHLFFQGLCTHLGGAESQSNQFKIDKQKKRYKEFLKICKDKKTEPNIRHIACSAAALAMPDTVYDLIRVGVAQYGFWPSPEIYYQYLNENGKKSDASLKRIFSWKTDIMDIREVPEGDFIGYGTAFQASHKMNIAVIPLGYSNGYPRALSNRGYVLISGKKAPIVGLINMNLFMVDITHIPDANVGDEVVLIGRQKNNVINVSSFTNSTQLLNNEMLSRLPAAIPRTIVK
- a CDS encoding transglutaminase-like domain-containing protein, which produces MIKIKHLLFVISALILACQSSEKNSSKASKTENKVVTKVDIADIETGIKAYIKNKTKEADGYFHVKDENKELRLKLVRVHTEYLSNLGPNRHFACVDLADENGDVYDVDFFMEGKPGAMDVTETTVHKLNGKPFYSWKQKEDKTWHRVPIESASNELLGVIEGEDEFEFYYETTLPKIENSAKVWIPIAQSDKFQDIEIKSMQMYGEDQILEEEKYGNKVLFLKLDKVDSEKKVRISYHVKRKEKSAYEEKGTDINQYLNENILMPVGTARFKEIVNEATAGMENDNQLIQARAIYDYIIDNMRYAKNIKYGTGDAVYACDSKTGNCTEFHSLFISLARTANIPARFAIGAGIPSDRNEGGINGYHCWAEFYAEGKWWPVDISEGNKYTALATYYFGRHPANRIEFTKGRDLIFEPSPKSSPVKFMAYPIFEVDGESIVSNAKFSFQRITDNSEKI